Proteins from a single region of Haloterrigena alkaliphila:
- a CDS encoding response regulator: MSDSRQFKPEPAQILLVEDNPGDVRLTEEAFKQGRIENDLHVVSDGNEALEFLYQRGEYEDAPRPDLILLDLNLPRKDGEDVLEELKGDSELRSIPVIVLTSSRAEEDVVRSYELHANAYLTKPVDPDDFIETVRAFEKFWFSVVRLPPEGEQ, from the coding sequence ATGAGTGATTCGAGACAGTTCAAACCGGAGCCAGCACAGATACTGTTAGTCGAGGACAATCCCGGGGACGTCCGACTGACCGAAGAAGCGTTCAAACAGGGCCGCATCGAGAACGACCTCCACGTCGTCTCGGACGGCAACGAAGCGCTGGAGTTCCTCTACCAGCGCGGCGAGTACGAGGACGCGCCGCGACCGGACCTCATCCTGCTCGACCTCAACCTGCCGCGGAAGGACGGCGAGGACGTCCTCGAGGAACTCAAGGGGGACTCGGAGCTACGATCGATTCCGGTGATCGTGCTGACGAGTTCGCGGGCCGAGGAAGACGTCGTCAGGTCGTACGAACTCCACGCCAACGCCTACCTGACGAAGCCGGTCGATCCGGACGACTTCATCGAGACGGTCCGGGCCTTCGAGAAGTTCTGGTTCTCCGTCGTCCGACTCCCGCCGGAAGGTGAGCAATAA
- a CDS encoding Cdc6/Cdc18 family protein, with protein sequence MIVDGRVLREDFVPSEVVHRHDEVNLLSESLEPLLYDRRPDPAFLFGPTGVGKTCIARYTLEQLREQEPTVDVAYVNCWQEYTRFRVLYSILEAVGRTVDIHRSTPKDELFDRLRRTDDQPVVAILDEVDQLEETAALYDLHRLGHVSLVLIANREEELFASFDDRVRSRLRAGTRVRFDRYGTDELAAILAERADKALEPGAVSDGQLRTVADAASGDARVGLGILRSAARRAGRQGLEAVTDDVLEAAIPDARTAIRRKTVEGLIEHQRVLYDVIAEAGEIEPGDLYDEYERRVDDPKTNRTLRNYLTKMVHYDLIEAVGERRGRTYRLVGEAVDRE encoded by the coding sequence GTGATCGTCGACGGCCGCGTCCTGCGCGAGGATTTCGTGCCCAGCGAGGTGGTTCACCGCCACGACGAGGTGAACCTCCTCTCGGAGTCCCTGGAGCCGCTGCTGTACGATCGGCGGCCCGATCCCGCGTTCCTGTTCGGCCCGACCGGCGTCGGCAAGACCTGCATCGCCCGCTACACGCTCGAGCAGTTGCGCGAACAGGAACCGACCGTCGACGTCGCCTACGTCAACTGCTGGCAGGAGTACACCCGGTTTCGCGTACTCTACAGCATCCTCGAGGCGGTCGGACGAACCGTCGACATTCACCGCTCGACGCCGAAGGACGAACTGTTCGATCGACTCCGCCGGACGGACGACCAGCCCGTGGTCGCGATTCTGGACGAGGTCGACCAGTTAGAGGAGACGGCCGCGCTGTACGACCTCCACCGGCTGGGCCACGTCTCGCTCGTGTTGATCGCCAACCGCGAGGAGGAGCTGTTCGCGAGCTTCGACGACCGGGTCCGCTCGCGGCTGCGGGCGGGGACCCGGGTCCGATTCGACCGCTACGGAACCGACGAACTCGCCGCCATTCTCGCCGAGCGGGCCGACAAGGCCCTCGAGCCCGGGGCCGTTAGCGACGGCCAGTTGCGGACCGTCGCCGACGCCGCGTCAGGGGACGCCCGCGTGGGGCTCGGCATCCTTCGATCGGCCGCCCGCCGAGCGGGCCGGCAGGGACTCGAGGCAGTGACCGACGACGTCCTCGAGGCGGCGATTCCTGACGCCCGGACGGCGATCCGGCGCAAGACCGTCGAGGGGCTGATCGAACACCAGCGGGTACTGTACGACGTCATCGCCGAGGCCGGCGAGATCGAACCCGGCGACCTCTACGACGAGTACGAGCGCCGGGTGGACGACCCCAAGACCAACCGGACGCTGCGCAACTATCTGACGAAGATGGTCCACTACGACCTGATCGAAGCCGTCGGCGAGCGCCGCGGACGGACGTACCGCCTCGTCGGCGAGGCGGTCGACCGCGAGTAG
- a CDS encoding TRAM domain-containing protein, whose protein sequence is MFGVEALGVGVFVVLAFGAWLLRRVRGGGRSAAQRESYERHRDAQQRDPPVDLGDVREVAVHEFTDHHSGERRAVCKIEGFVVFVEDVPTDLAVGDVIDVEILSFNRGHTSATARFLETA, encoded by the coding sequence ATGTTCGGGGTCGAAGCGCTCGGCGTCGGCGTGTTCGTGGTCCTGGCCTTCGGCGCGTGGCTGCTCAGGCGGGTCCGGGGCGGGGGCCGCTCGGCAGCACAGCGGGAGTCCTACGAACGCCACCGGGACGCCCAGCAACGCGACCCGCCCGTCGACCTCGGCGACGTCAGGGAGGTCGCCGTCCACGAGTTCACCGACCACCACAGCGGCGAGCGACGCGCGGTCTGCAAGATCGAGGGCTTCGTCGTCTTCGTCGAAGACGTGCCGACCGACCTCGCGGTCGGCGACGTGATCGACGTCGAGATCCTCTCCTTCAACCGCGGACACACGTCGGCGACGGCGCGGTTTCTTGAAACCGCGTAA
- a CDS encoding Lrp/AsnC family transcriptional regulator — translation MGFELDDIDRGILHRLQEDARHTTATDIADDVGVTANTVRNRIQRLEDEGIVAGYVPLIDYERTEKSLHVVVECSVPIHERGEQAASALEIDGVVAVRELMTGHRNLRVDIVAEDTDQITAAVSRLQRAGLEVEVEELLKAEYRQPFNHFGTDAVES, via the coding sequence ATGGGGTTCGAACTGGACGATATCGACAGGGGGATTCTACACCGGCTACAGGAAGACGCCCGCCACACCACGGCGACGGACATCGCCGACGACGTCGGTGTAACGGCGAACACCGTCCGCAACCGGATCCAGCGCCTCGAGGACGAAGGGATCGTCGCAGGATACGTACCGCTGATCGACTACGAGCGGACCGAGAAGTCGCTGCACGTGGTCGTCGAGTGTTCGGTCCCGATTCACGAACGGGGGGAACAGGCGGCGTCGGCGCTGGAGATCGACGGCGTCGTCGCCGTCCGCGAACTCATGACCGGCCATCGGAACCTTCGGGTCGACATCGTCGCCGAGGACACCGACCAGATCACGGCCGCCGTCAGCCGCCTCCAGCGGGCCGGCCTCGAGGTCGAGGTGGAAGAGCTCCTCAAGGCCGAGTACCGCCAGCCGTTCAACCACTTCGGAACCGACGCGGTCGAAAGCTGA
- a CDS encoding ribonuclease HI family protein yields MTDDPLPAEHLSPLAALVDEVLAAVGYEVAAATDAIDDAVPGYGGLFAPETTPAELRRALERLLESGLSRPPVPEATSDAFVLYVDGSSRGNPGPAGAGAVIVDAAEDQLARLGRPVGSWTGNNTAEYVALQLGLAELLARYEPRRLEVRIDSMTVIRDVWGGDDPTESGVETYSEAITAALSSIPDHRYTHLADSDPNPADVLATVGADIAAFGPG; encoded by the coding sequence GTGACCGACGACCCCCTCCCGGCCGAACACCTCTCGCCGCTCGCCGCGCTCGTCGACGAGGTCCTCGCAGCTGTCGGCTACGAGGTGGCGGCCGCTACCGACGCCATCGACGACGCCGTCCCCGGCTACGGCGGGCTCTTCGCTCCCGAGACCACCCCGGCCGAGTTGCGTCGCGCGCTCGAGCGCCTGCTCGAGTCGGGACTCAGCCGGCCGCCCGTTCCCGAGGCGACGAGCGACGCGTTCGTCCTCTACGTCGACGGCAGTTCGCGCGGCAACCCCGGCCCCGCGGGTGCGGGTGCCGTCATCGTGGACGCTGCGGAGGACCAACTCGCCCGTCTCGGCCGCCCCGTCGGCTCCTGGACGGGGAACAACACCGCCGAGTACGTCGCCCTCCAGCTCGGACTCGCCGAACTGCTGGCTCGCTACGAGCCGCGCAGACTGGAGGTGCGGATCGACTCGATGACGGTCATCCGAGACGTCTGGGGTGGCGACGACCCGACGGAATCGGGCGTCGAGACGTACAGCGAAGCCATCACGGCGGCGCTGTCGAGCATCCCGGACCACCGGTACACGCATCTGGCCGACAGCGACCCGAACCCCGCCGACGTGCTGGCGACGGTGGGAGCCGATATCGCGGCTTTCGGACCCGGATAG
- the arcS gene encoding archaeosine synthase subunit alpha, whose translation MTDYFEVHERDGAARAGELRLESPVTTPALVDDVLEDAGSLWSAEREVPEGDDSHLTVLPHRAFPGGTTDEVRESFAVDHPDVDYPSVAVVSSEDADDQGTDAYAVSDVQSITGHGAALVEAVVNVREAIPADTALYFSGVATPRNVAVLAYAGVDLFDATAAVVKGTEGRYLTTDEAYFLEDLEELPCSCPACQQPREEFTREDCAEHNRNALAAELGIVRRRIRDGRLRDYVEGQARHDQWLTAAVRELDSQWSYLEERTPILRDAQINAATEDTLRRVEIQRFADRVTTRYRNRFKNPLVLVPCSATKPYSESQSHGQFHDVIQWRAHLVSMTSPIGVVPQELETTYPAQHYDTVVTGRWSEDEKQFVSEVLRRYLERNDYPEIIAHVPDEGYRDIVSRVEEALDLDITYTVPEGGHPTDDESLSNLGTALDGELKYSKREREHNTVRAIADYLLGDGAGDDLFEDIQTTSRYPKIQVRDSEETQLATMVPQYGTLSFTLEGARRWVESDAPAKRVEIDGFVPHGSVLAPGVVDADDEIRVGDEVVVEGPSAFAIGRAEMFGREMCESSRGIACEIRHVEEK comes from the coding sequence ATGACCGACTACTTCGAAGTCCACGAGCGCGACGGGGCCGCTCGCGCGGGCGAACTCCGCCTCGAGTCGCCCGTGACGACCCCCGCGCTCGTCGACGACGTCCTCGAGGACGCGGGGTCGCTGTGGAGCGCCGAGCGGGAGGTCCCCGAGGGCGACGACTCGCATCTGACGGTCCTCCCCCACCGGGCGTTCCCCGGCGGCACCACCGACGAGGTCCGGGAGTCTTTCGCGGTCGACCACCCCGACGTCGACTACCCCAGCGTCGCGGTCGTCTCGAGTGAGGACGCCGACGACCAGGGGACGGACGCCTACGCCGTCTCGGACGTCCAGTCGATCACGGGCCACGGCGCGGCGCTCGTCGAGGCCGTCGTGAACGTCCGCGAAGCGATTCCGGCCGACACCGCGCTCTACTTCTCGGGGGTCGCCACGCCGCGCAACGTCGCCGTGCTGGCCTACGCCGGCGTCGACCTCTTCGACGCGACCGCCGCGGTCGTGAAAGGGACTGAAGGGCGCTATCTCACCACCGACGAGGCGTACTTCCTCGAGGACCTCGAGGAACTCCCCTGCTCCTGTCCGGCCTGCCAGCAGCCCCGCGAGGAGTTCACCCGCGAGGACTGCGCCGAACACAACCGAAACGCCCTGGCGGCCGAACTGGGGATCGTCCGCCGGCGCATCCGCGACGGCCGTCTGCGGGACTACGTCGAGGGGCAGGCCCGCCACGACCAGTGGCTCACCGCCGCCGTGCGCGAACTGGATTCGCAGTGGAGCTACCTCGAGGAGCGCACGCCCATCCTGCGGGACGCCCAGATCAACGCGGCGACCGAGGACACCCTCCGCCGGGTCGAGATTCAGCGCTTCGCCGATCGCGTGACCACGCGCTATCGCAACCGGTTCAAAAATCCGCTGGTACTGGTGCCCTGCTCGGCGACGAAACCCTACAGCGAGTCCCAGAGCCACGGCCAGTTCCACGACGTCATCCAGTGGCGCGCCCACCTCGTCTCGATGACCAGCCCCATCGGCGTCGTCCCGCAGGAACTCGAGACGACCTACCCGGCCCAGCACTACGACACCGTCGTGACGGGACGGTGGTCCGAAGACGAGAAGCAGTTCGTCAGCGAGGTCCTTCGGCGCTACCTCGAGCGAAACGACTACCCCGAGATCATCGCTCACGTCCCCGACGAGGGCTACCGCGACATCGTCTCCCGCGTCGAGGAGGCCCTCGACCTCGACATCACGTACACGGTTCCCGAGGGCGGTCACCCGACCGACGACGAGTCGCTCTCGAATCTCGGAACGGCGCTGGATGGCGAACTGAAGTACTCCAAGCGCGAGCGCGAGCACAACACCGTCCGCGCCATCGCGGACTACCTGCTCGGCGACGGCGCCGGCGACGACCTCTTCGAAGATATCCAGACCACCAGTCGCTACCCGAAGATCCAGGTTCGGGACAGCGAGGAGACCCAGCTGGCGACGATGGTCCCCCAGTACGGCACGCTCTCGTTCACGCTCGAGGGCGCCCGACGCTGGGTCGAGAGCGACGCCCCCGCGAAGCGCGTGGAAATCGACGGCTTCGTCCCCCACGGCAGCGTGCTCGCGCCGGGCGTCGTCGACGCCGACGACGAGATCCGAGTCGGCGACGAGGTCGTCGTCGAGGGGCCGTCGGCCTTCGCTATCGGCCGCGCCGAGATGTTCGGCCGCGAAATGTGCGAGAGCAGCCGCGGCATCGCCTGCGAGATCCGCCACGTCGAAGAGAAGTAG
- a CDS encoding DNA polymerase domain-containing protein, whose translation MSPYTFEFEDGAVREWSLTDTGAAPTLVEDYTPSLFVSGPDDALADLRARLDPDPKVVATARDRWATDLHEAHVGERSRPLRVDCERVGEIRTLVREIRGVHERGTHAPGTFRLYDVDLEPGFRYCLDRRIDPTPTRELRTLRLELDDPALADGTVAALRLEGEPIIETASPADEFEILRTLNRRLERDDPDVLVVSHGDLIPLLERRASELGLEEFSLGRLPGWTQLAGENAFESYGRVGHSPARYRVPGRAIVDTSNSFLWNQSGLAGLEYMVAKTGRPLQEAAWGSIGTLLTSRQIRIARDDWGVLAPWNKWEPERFSDVSTLHAADRGGFTFAPEVGLHEDVHEIDFASLYPRIICEYGVSPETVDCAHDAGALECDSHRVPQLGYEICEGGARGTDDGPFLPSVLEPLLSDRAAIKERLADDPPEPEASRLRAESGAIKWVLVSCFGYQGYRNAKYGRIECHEAINAYARDIALTAKGRLEDAGWRIVHGIVDSLWVTPREGVDPEPLADVIADIGERVGIPLEHDGSYEWVCFVPLRESIPSADGAASEPADVSAATANAGRSATAPDSAPAGELNSAPAGALTKYFGKRESGQYKFRGIELRQRSTPEYVAESQRAFVAALDRERDPAAVCDVLERRLGALRRGEVDPAALEITKRVSKPLSAYHRRTRTVAALERYERRGVDRRPGQSVRYLVADDDARGPERVRLPFEANAAAGLEYDAAFYATLLVRACESVVSPLGWDRSRIRRHLREGRTVRLSAFVD comes from the coding sequence GTGAGTCCCTACACGTTCGAGTTCGAGGACGGCGCCGTTCGGGAGTGGTCGCTGACCGATACCGGTGCGGCGCCGACGCTCGTCGAGGACTACACCCCCTCGCTGTTCGTCTCGGGACCCGACGACGCGCTGGCGGACCTGCGAGCGCGCCTCGATCCCGATCCGAAGGTCGTCGCGACCGCCCGCGATCGGTGGGCGACGGACCTCCACGAGGCTCACGTCGGCGAGCGAAGCCGGCCGCTGCGAGTCGACTGCGAGCGCGTCGGCGAGATCCGGACGCTCGTCCGCGAGATCCGCGGCGTTCACGAGCGCGGGACGCACGCCCCCGGCACCTTCCGCCTCTACGACGTGGACCTCGAGCCCGGCTTCCGCTACTGTCTGGACCGCAGGATCGATCCGACGCCGACCCGCGAGTTGCGGACCCTCCGGCTCGAACTCGACGATCCCGCGCTGGCCGACGGTACCGTCGCAGCGCTTCGACTCGAGGGAGAGCCGATCATCGAGACGGCATCGCCCGCCGATGAGTTCGAGATCCTCCGGACGCTGAATCGACGCCTCGAGCGCGACGATCCGGACGTCCTCGTGGTGAGCCACGGCGACCTGATCCCGCTGCTCGAGCGGCGGGCGTCGGAACTGGGCCTCGAGGAATTCTCGCTGGGACGATTGCCGGGCTGGACGCAGTTGGCGGGCGAGAACGCCTTCGAGAGCTACGGACGGGTGGGCCACTCGCCGGCGCGGTACCGGGTTCCCGGCCGGGCGATCGTCGATACGTCGAACAGCTTCCTCTGGAACCAGTCGGGGCTGGCCGGCCTCGAGTACATGGTCGCGAAGACGGGCCGACCCCTGCAGGAGGCCGCGTGGGGGAGCATCGGCACGCTGTTGACTTCGCGCCAGATTCGGATCGCCCGCGACGACTGGGGCGTCCTCGCGCCGTGGAACAAGTGGGAACCCGAGCGGTTTTCGGACGTGTCGACGCTGCACGCGGCCGACCGGGGTGGGTTCACGTTCGCCCCCGAGGTCGGGCTCCACGAGGATGTCCACGAGATCGACTTCGCGTCGCTGTACCCGCGGATCATCTGCGAGTACGGCGTCAGTCCGGAGACGGTCGACTGCGCCCACGACGCGGGCGCGCTCGAGTGCGACAGCCATCGCGTCCCGCAACTCGGCTACGAGATCTGCGAGGGCGGGGCCAGGGGAACCGACGACGGCCCCTTCCTGCCGTCCGTCCTCGAGCCCCTCCTGTCCGATCGCGCCGCGATAAAGGAACGACTCGCCGACGATCCGCCCGAACCCGAGGCGAGCCGACTCCGGGCCGAGTCGGGTGCCATCAAGTGGGTGCTCGTCTCCTGTTTCGGCTATCAGGGCTACCGGAACGCCAAGTACGGCCGCATCGAGTGCCACGAGGCGATCAACGCCTACGCCCGCGACATCGCGCTGACCGCCAAGGGGCGACTCGAGGACGCGGGCTGGCGGATCGTCCACGGCATCGTCGACAGCCTCTGGGTGACGCCGCGCGAGGGCGTCGATCCGGAGCCCCTGGCGGACGTGATCGCCGACATCGGCGAGCGGGTCGGGATCCCCCTCGAGCACGACGGCAGCTACGAGTGGGTCTGTTTCGTGCCGTTGCGAGAGTCGATCCCGAGCGCGGACGGCGCTGCATCGGAGCCGGCGGACGTGAGCGCGGCGACGGCGAACGCGGGTCGGTCGGCGACGGCCCCCGATTCCGCGCCAGCAGGCGAGCTCAACTCCGCGCCAGCGGGCGCGCTCACCAAATACTTCGGCAAGCGCGAGTCGGGCCAGTACAAGTTTCGGGGCATCGAACTGCGCCAGCGCTCGACCCCTGAGTACGTCGCCGAGAGCCAGCGGGCGTTCGTCGCGGCCCTCGACCGGGAGCGCGACCCCGCCGCCGTCTGCGACGTCCTCGAGCGGCGACTCGGGGCGCTCCGGCGGGGCGAGGTCGATCCCGCCGCCCTCGAGATCACGAAGCGCGTCTCGAAACCGCTGTCGGCGTACCACCGGCGGACCAGAACCGTCGCGGCCCTCGAGCGCTACGAGCGGCGGGGCGTCGACCGCCGGCCCGGCCAGTCGGTCCGCTACCTCGTTGCGGACGACGACGCTCGCGGGCCCGAGCGCGTTCGACTGCCGTTCGAGGCGAACGCGGCCGCGGGTCTCGAGTACGACGCCGCGTTCTACGCGACCCTGCTCGTCCGCGCCTGCGAGAGCGTCGTCTCGCCGCTGGGCTGGGATCGCTCGCGGATCCGCCGGCACCTGCGCGAAGGACGGACGGTGCGACTGTCGGCGTTCGTCGACTGA
- a CDS encoding bacterio-opsin activator domain-containing protein, with product MSETDTQADASADADTLEVLLIEDNPGDARLIQEMLRDTEELAQRVSSDESAGRTPEITRENRLEDGLTSLEATAADVVLLDLNLPDSEGLETLDTVHAESEETPIVVLTGVRDQQVGVQAIQRGAQDFLVKDEVTSELLVRTIHHAIERARQERERRRQREQLEALNRLNRIGHDITHAVITTETRADLEQRVCDRLAESDAYRFAWIGGVNPGSDRVVPKAAAGAEDGYLDDVEVSVDEDDVTGQGPTGTAIRTGSVQVMSDAQSDPEFEPWREEALERGYHSAAAIPIMHEDLVYGVLNVYSESPRAFDGPETTILARIGDVIAHAITAIERKDALVSDAVIELEFRVEELAQPLIRLSSEEECTIQFEQLIRGDETLLAYGSAEGVDQETFEETIAETEGFGEVRFLAVRRDEFEFELVAPAAVSMFETIATHGGRVQSARIADGEFRFVVELPRGRDTRQMIELIKDQRDDVTYLAQRTRERGERSDSGTTSVLEDDLTDKQRAALETAYFAGYFDWPRESTGEEISERLGIAPATFNQHLRTAERKFFDSVIGE from the coding sequence ATGAGCGAGACGGACACGCAGGCCGACGCGAGCGCCGACGCCGACACGCTGGAGGTCCTCCTCATCGAGGACAATCCGGGTGACGCGCGGCTGATCCAGGAGATGCTCCGGGACACCGAGGAACTCGCCCAGCGGGTCAGCTCCGACGAGTCGGCGGGACGAACGCCCGAGATCACCCGCGAGAACCGACTCGAGGACGGGTTGACGTCCCTCGAGGCGACGGCCGCCGACGTCGTTCTGCTCGACCTGAACCTCCCCGACAGCGAGGGGTTGGAGACCCTCGACACGGTCCACGCCGAGAGCGAGGAGACGCCGATCGTCGTGCTGACCGGCGTCCGCGACCAGCAGGTCGGCGTGCAGGCGATCCAGCGGGGCGCACAGGACTTCCTCGTCAAGGACGAGGTGACCAGCGAGCTGCTCGTGCGGACGATCCACCACGCGATCGAACGGGCCCGACAGGAACGGGAACGCCGTCGCCAGCGCGAGCAACTCGAGGCGCTCAACCGGCTCAACCGGATCGGCCACGACATCACCCACGCGGTGATCACGACCGAGACGCGAGCGGACCTCGAGCAACGGGTCTGCGACCGCCTCGCCGAGTCCGACGCCTACCGATTCGCGTGGATCGGCGGCGTCAACCCCGGTAGCGATCGCGTGGTACCGAAGGCGGCCGCGGGCGCCGAGGACGGCTATCTCGACGACGTCGAGGTTTCCGTCGACGAGGACGACGTGACCGGGCAGGGACCGACCGGGACGGCGATCCGGACGGGTTCGGTGCAGGTGATGAGCGACGCGCAATCGGACCCCGAGTTCGAGCCGTGGCGCGAGGAGGCGCTCGAGCGCGGCTATCACTCGGCTGCAGCGATCCCCATCATGCACGAGGACCTCGTCTACGGCGTGTTGAACGTCTACTCCGAGTCGCCGCGGGCGTTCGACGGGCCGGAGACGACGATCCTCGCCCGGATCGGCGACGTCATCGCCCACGCGATCACCGCGATCGAGCGTAAGGACGCGCTGGTCAGCGACGCCGTCATCGAACTCGAGTTCCGCGTCGAGGAACTGGCGCAGCCGCTGATCCGGCTGTCGTCCGAGGAGGAGTGTACGATCCAGTTCGAACAACTGATCCGCGGCGACGAGACGCTGCTCGCCTACGGATCGGCGGAGGGCGTCGATCAGGAGACCTTCGAGGAGACCATCGCGGAGACCGAGGGCTTCGGCGAGGTCCGGTTCCTCGCCGTCAGACGCGACGAGTTCGAGTTCGAACTCGTGGCGCCGGCCGCGGTCTCGATGTTCGAGACCATCGCGACCCACGGCGGCCGCGTTCAGTCCGCGCGGATCGCCGACGGCGAGTTCCGATTCGTCGTCGAACTCCCGCGCGGCCGGGACACCCGGCAGATGATCGAACTCATCAAGGACCAGCGCGACGACGTCACCTACCTCGCCCAGCGGACCCGCGAGCGCGGCGAGCGCAGCGATTCGGGAACGACGTCGGTTCTCGAGGACGACCTCACCGACAAGCAGCGAGCGGCCCTCGAGACGGCTTACTTCGCGGGCTACTTCGACTGGCCCCGCGAGAGCACCGGCGAGGAGATCTCCGAGCGACTCGGGATCGCGCCGGCGACCTTCAACCAGCACCTCCGGACCGCCGAGCGGAAGTTCTTCGATTCGGTGATCGGCGAGTGA
- a CDS encoding HalOD1 output domain-containing protein, whose translation MNNSLIGSTDSGFDGDVSIAVVTAIAAKRDVEPTELPPLYESIDPDALDALFAPTRPGGPRRGRLEFTYDGHQVLVECGSDLEITIDDTPMAAEPIAVGNRDSSTEFRPNA comes from the coding sequence GTGAATAACTCACTCATCGGTTCGACTGATAGCGGATTCGACGGGGATGTCAGCATCGCCGTCGTCACTGCGATCGCCGCCAAACGTGACGTCGAACCGACCGAACTGCCGCCCCTCTACGAGTCGATCGATCCCGACGCGCTCGACGCGCTCTTCGCGCCGACGAGGCCGGGCGGCCCGCGCCGCGGCCGACTCGAGTTCACCTACGACGGGCATCAAGTCCTCGTCGAGTGCGGTTCCGACCTCGAGATCACGATCGACGACACGCCGATGGCGGCCGAGCCGATTGCCGTGGGTAACCGCGACTCGTCCACCGAATTCCGTCCCAACGCCTGA
- a CDS encoding ATP-binding protein gives MNRRPTGPPRAPRGRADGAGDADRGDRRRDHRRSAPTVYGDSGRLRRVFQNRLDNPVTYAGEDTPRISVFADKRGQEWTISACERGIGTDPADADRIYQVFDRLHSIEEYEGSTFSVTLPAPPDAQPATGPTTDHE, from the coding sequence ATGAATCGTCGCCCAACTGGACCACCGAGGGCGCCTCGCGGACGTGCTGACGGAGCTGGAGATGCGGATCGCGGAGACCGACGTCGAGATCACCGTCGTTCCGCTCCCACGGTCTACGGCGATTCGGGACGGCTCAGACGGGTGTTCCAGAACCGGCTGGACAACCCGGTTACATATGCTGGCGAAGACACCCCACGTATATCCGTGTTCGCGGATAAACGTGGACAAGAGTGGACGATTTCAGCTTGCGAACGGGGGATCGGGACCGATCCGGCGGACGCGGATCGCATCTATCAGGTGTTCGACCGGCTCCACAGCATCGAGGAGTACGAGGGGTCGACGTTCTCCGTGACGCTGCCGGCGCCGCCGGACGCCCAACCCGCGACTGGACCCACGACCGACCATGAGTGA